GTAAAGAGGAATTAATGGAAGCTAATAAAGTTAATCTTCCCTTAATTAAAAAGATGTTAGATGAAGTAGCAGATGATGCATCAGTTTTAGCCATGGATAGAGAAGAATTAATGGAAGAATTTATGATTGCTTATCAAGATACACTTATGGAAATAGGTTTAGATAATAGAGAAATTGCAAGAATGGCTATGGCAGCTATTGTCTAATTATATTTCTACTTAATTAATTAATTTTAGTAATTAATCTTCCTATTTAAGTAGTTACCTTTGTGCTATTGTTCATAAGATCATATAGAAACCATTAATAAATTTTAAATGTTTGGGTTAATAGGCCACTCAACAAGTTTTGAAGACGCAAAACGAAAAGCTTCGTTACTAGGCTTTGATCATATTGCAGATGGCGACCTAGATGTTTGGTGTACAGCTCCTCCTCAATTGGTTGAAAATGTAGAAGTAAGAAGTGCTACTGGAATATCTATAGAAGGTTCATATATAGATTCTTGCTTTGTTCCTGAAATGCTTTCTAGGTTTAAAACGGCAAGAAGAAAAGTATTAAATGCTATGGAATTAGCGCAGAAAAAAGGAATTAACATTACTGCTTTAGGAGGTTTTACATCTATTATTTTCGAGAATTTTAATCTTCTTCAGCATAAACAAATTAGAAATACTCAATTAGAGTGGGAAAGATTTACTACTGGCAATACTCATACCGCCTGGGTTATTTGTAGGCAACTAGAAACAAATGCCCCTCGCATTGGTATAGATCTTAAAAAGGCAACTGTTGCTGTAATTGGTGCTACAGGGGATATTGGTAGTGCTGTTTGTAGATGGCTTATAAACAAAACTGGGATTTCAGAACTTCTTATGGTCGCAAGACAACAAGAACCACTTGCTCTATTACAAAAAGAATTAGATGGTGGCACGATAAGAAGTTTAGATGAGGCATTGCCTGAGGCGGATATTGTTGTATGGGTTGCAAGTATGCCTAAAACTATTGAAATTGATACTTATAAATTAAAAAAAACATGCTTAATGATTGATGGTGGATACCCTAAAAATCTTGATGAGAAATTTCAGGGTGAAAATATTCATGTTTTAAAAGGAGGCATAGTAGAGTTCTTTAAAGATATTGGCTGGAATATGATGGAGCTTGCAGAAATGCAAAACCCCCAGAGAGAGATGTTTGCTTGCTTTGCAGAAGCCATGATTTTAGAATTTGAGAAGTGCCATACAAACTTTAGTTGGGGAAGAAATAACATTTCTCTTGAAAAAATGGAGTTTATTGGAGCAGCTTCACTAAAACATGGGTTTTCTGCTATAGGACTTGATAAGCAGCCTAAGGTACTAACTGTTTAAATTATGGCTAAACGTTACCTCCTAGATTTTGAAAAGCCTCTTGTGGAACTTGAGAAACAGATAGAGCAAATTAAAGAATTAGCTCGAGATTCAGAAGTAGATGTCAGTCAACAGCTTTTACAGCTTGAAACCTTGGCTGCCAGGAGAAGAGAAGAAATATTTAAATCTCTTACTCCTGCACAAAAGATTCAGGTAGCTAGACATCCTCAAAGACCTAGCACTCTGGACTTTGTTCAAATGTTTTGTGATGACTGGATCGAATTACATGGGGACAGAAATGGTGGCGACGATATGGCACTAATTGGGGGGATAGGTTCGATAAATAATAGATCAGTTTTAATGTTAGGGCACCAGAAAGGAAGAGATACAAAAGAAAATGTAGCAAGAAACTTTGGGATGGCAAAGCCAGGAGGTTATAGGAAAGCTCTTAGATTAATGCAACATGCTGATAGATTTTCCTTGCCAATTCTTACATTTATTGATACTCCAGGAGCATATGCAGGTTTAACCGCTGAAGAACAGGGGCAAGGAGAAGCAATAGCAAGAAACTTAAGGGAGATGTTTGGTTTGAAAGTCCCTATAGTTGCCACTATTATTGGAGAAGGTGGTTCTGGAGGTGCGCTTGGAATAGGTGTTGCTGATAGGTTACTAATGTTTGAACACAGTGTTTATACGGTTGCTAGTCCAGAAGCATGTGCTTCAATTTTGTGGAGGGATTCTGCAAAGGCGCCAGAAGCGGCGTCAGCACTTAAAATTACTGGTAAAGATTTACTTAAATTGGGGATAATTGATGAAGTAATCCCAGAACCTTCTGGTGGAAATAATTGGGCTCCTTTAGAAGCTGGTAATTCTCTGAAGCAGGCTATTGAGAAACACCTTGATTCATTACTTCAAATGACTAAAGATGACCTTATTGAAGGAAGATATAAAAAGTTTAGAGTTTTAGGTAAATTTATTGAAGCGAATAATATTGAAGAGATATATAGTGAAGTTCCCCAAAAAACTGAATAAATTGAAATTAGCTTTTATAACTGGCGCAACAAAAGGTATTGGTAGATCTACCGCAATTACTTTTGCTAATGCTGGTTGGGATTTAATTTTACTTTCCAGAAGCATGGATTTAATGGAGAAATTAAAGAGTGAACTATTGACTACTAATTCAAAAATTAACCTAGTTAGATGCGATTTATCTAATCCTTTAGAGATTGAGAATAATGTGAAAGTAGCAATTGAGAAATATGGATGCCCCTCAGTCTTGATAAATAATGCCGGTTGTGCGTTTAATAGTTCGCTAGTTGCGATGGATTTGGGACAATGGGAACAAACTATGCAAATAAACCTTACAAGTGTTTTTCAAATTTGTAGATCAATTGTTCCTCAAATGAGAAAAAATGGTGGTTTAGTTATTAATGTTAGTAGCCATGCTTCTTATAATGCATTCCCCCAATGGGGAGCCTATTGTGTTTCAAAGTCTGCACTAGCAATGTTTACTAAATGCTTAAGAGAGGAGGAAAGGTCCAACTCTATAAGAGCATGCACAATAACTTTAGGTTCAGTAAATACCCCTCTTTGGGACTCAAAATCAATTAATTCTGATTTTGATAGAACTTCTATGCTTTCCTCAAGCGAGGTGTCAGATACTATTCTTTATATGGCACAAAAACCTGAATCACAATTAATTGAAGACTTAACCTTAATGCCTTCTGGAGGAGCTTTTTGAAAATTATATTTCTCTACTTAAACTTAAAAAAGTAGTTTTTTTTAGGGCCACTTGAACCCGATTGAACAAGAGAATGTGATATAGTGTATAAGCAATCAAGCTTTTAGAAGATACAGTTAATTAAGTTGCATACAATTTTCTGTTAAGAATTTTATGACCTCTACATTACCAAACGATAATATTAGAAACTTTGACGATCAGATCACTAATAAATTAATTTCTGAAATTATTAGAGACAGAATTAAGAATTCTGATAAAAGATTTAGTGCTAATGATAATATTGCAGATTTCATAAATCCTGGAGAACTAGAAATTTTAGAAAAAGAAGTTGCCTCAAGGATAAAAGACTTACTTAAGTCTCTTGTAATAGATGTTGAAAATGACCATAATACCCAGGAGACTGCTGAAAGAGTCTCAAAGATGTATTTAAATGAGGTCTTTAAAGGGAGATATCATGAACAACCGAAAGTTACAAGCTTCCCTAATGACAAGAATCTTGATGAGATTTATACAGTTGGCCCTATATCTGTAAGATCAGCATGTTCACATCACTTAGTTCCTATTCTGGGAGAGTGTTGGATAGGTATTAAACCTGGGAATAAAGTCATAGGCCTTTCAAAATTTGCGAGAGTTGCTGATTGGGTTTTCTCAAGACCACATATTCAAGAAGAAGCCGTAATGATTCTTGCAGATGAAATCGAAAAACTTTGCGAGCCCAAAGGTTTAGGCATTATTGTAAAGGCCCAACATTATTGTATGAAATGGAGGGGAGTTAAAGAGCCAAATACAAGTATGATTAATTCTGTAGTAAGGGGTGACTTTAGACATGATTTAAGTTTAAAGCAAGAATTTTTTGAGCTTGTCAAACAGCAATCTGCTACAAATAATTACTAATTATTTTTTAAAAATTTTATAAGAGCTTCTGTTTTTTTTATATCTTTTAAACCTGGAGATATTTCAATACTGCTTGAAATATCAAGTCCATCAGGTTTTATATCTGTAAGAATTTCATTAATCCATTCAATTGATATTCCACCTGCTAACCACCAAGGTTTGCTAAATTGCAAATTCTTAAGATAAATAGATTTTATTTTTTTCCCTGAGCCTCCATAAGTTTCTCTGTTCCAAGAATCAAGTAATATCGCATCTACAAAATCCTCAAAAGGTTTTATTTTATCTAAGTCCTTTTCTGTCTTTATTCTAAAAGCCTTCCATAATCCAATATTCGGAATTTCGCTCTTTATTTTTTTGCAGTAATCAATATTTTCATCTCCATGTAATTGGATGATAGTTTCACTAGGTTTGCCTAAGAAATTTTTTATGATTGTTTCTATTGGACAGTTCTGTACAACAGATACTCTCTCAATATTTGGATAAGAAGTTTCTAGGGCTTTAAAAATTTTTTTCTTTTTTATAGCTGGTATGTATCTTGGTGACTCTTTAACCGAAATAATCCCTATAGCATGCGCTCCTATTTTAGCAACTTGAAGGGCTTGCTCTTCTGACGTTAGTCCACAAATTTTAACTAAAGTATTACTCTTGGGCATATCATTATCCTGTATGTAAAATTTATATTATTGCTAAATATAGCGGAGATTATTTTTGAAAAGTTGGCAAATTTTTAAAATATGGGGAATTCCCTTCAAAATTCATTCCTATTGGTTTGTTATTCTTTTTTTATTCTCATGGAGTATAAGTAATCAGATTAATTTATCTTCCGGTGATATTTACAATCCTAAAGAAGCTTGGATTGTAGGGTTTTTAACTTCTTTTTTCTTGTTGTCTTCAATTATTTCTCATGAAGTTTTACATACCTTTGTTTCCTTAAATCAGGGTGTAAAAATAAAAAAAATTACTTTTTATTTTCTCGGAGCAATTTTACAAATAGATAAGTATTGTCAAACTGCTATAGGAAATATAAAAATCGCAATTGTTAGACCTCTATCATGTTTCGCTACAGCATTTATCCTACTTTTTATTAGTAATATCAATTCATCTCAAGAATTAATATTCCTTAGTATAGTTTCTAGAGTAGGTATATTAAATTTATTATTAGGCTTCTTAAATTTGCTTCCAATTGGATCTTTAGATGGGGGAAATTTATTGAAAAGTATTATTTGGTATTTTTCAGGGAGTAAAAATAAAGGAAGAAACTTTCTTAATAAAGTAAATTTATCTTTATCTTTTTTAGTTCTTATATTTGGAATAATTTGTTTATTTAGATTTAATTTTTACTATGGTTTTATTCTTTCTTTTTTAGGATTGTTTGGGGTTAATTCTTCAAAATCAGAAAATCAATTTTTTAAAATTGAAAACATACTTAAATTCAGTAAAGTTTCTGAGCTTAAACTAAAGCCTTTGAGGAAAATTGAATTCGATTCTAATTTCTCAGAATTAAATAAATTAGTTAAAAATAAAAATGATGCTTCAGATAAATATTTTTTTGTTACGAATAATGGCAGATGGACTGGTTTTATTGATGAGAATATTTTAAAAAATGTCTCCATAAAAAAATGGGAAAGACACTTTGTTGGAGATTTTAAGAAATCAATAGATAGTTTTGAAAGTGTGTATAGTAACGATAAGTTATGGAAAACTATAGAAAAACTTGAAGAAACAAATGACGGTTTTATACTAGTTCTAAATGCTGCAGATATCCCTTTAGGGATCATTGATAGATCAAAAATTGGAAACTTTATATTTAATAAATTAGGATTTAATTTGCCTTTAGATATAGTCAACAAATTTAACTATAAAAACCAGTATCCCTTGGGGATTGAATTGCCAAGAATAATTAATTTAATGAAGCAGAAAGGAGATCTTTAAGAATTCGTTTCATGAAGATTTTTTTATATTTTTATTATCTATGGCAATATTTTTGAACTTTATATTTGATTTATTATGTATGAATGAATTTCTTAAATGTTGAACTATTGAGTCATTTGTAAGGCCTAGATTTATTTTTGGTGGAGCTTCCTCTCTAAATAATTTGAACCATAAATCTTTTGGAGGATTTGTTTGAATCTCTCCATGTTGAAGGAAGGCACCTTTTTTACGATATTGGGCACTTCCTATTCTCTTAAACCCATCCTGATCAACTAAATCAGAAATTAATGTAGTCCCAAAACAATTATATGTTATGGGTGATTTTCGTAAATTACCATATTGTAAGTTTAAGCCTAATTCTCGAAAACTCTTAATTAACCAATTATTTACCATTTCGTAACTGAAGATTTTATAGTAAGTTTTTTTAAATGTTAATGCATATGTTATTCCTCCTGAATGCAAAACAGCACCCCCTCCAGAGGGACGTCTTACAATGTTGATTTCCCCATTTGATAATAATTTTTCCCAATGAGAAGGAATATCCTTTTGGTGATAACCAATTGAAAGCCAATCTCCAGTCCAATAATAGAACCTCAATGTGAGAATTATATCAGGATTGGAAATAGTCTGTTCTAGAGAATTTAGATCTAAAGCCATTTGATCAAATCCAGGTAAATTATTTGTTGAAAAAATTAAAGCTTGATTTCCTCTTCCCAAAATTAATTTTGTAAGTCTATTTATGATAATTTTCAATAAATATTTTCTTTCAATTTATTAATTACGTAACATCATTTTGTAATAGTGTGTCAAATTCGCTCTTTTGGGTGGAGAATATAGGAAATATTTTTTTACTATGGAGCCAACTCAAACAATAAATTTAATTGCACTTAGCCTAATAGTAGTTATACATGCAGGAGTTTTAGCTCTTAGGTTAGGAATTAGTTTAGGTAGAAACTAAAATCTATTAGAAAATTCATATTTTTAAGGTAATAATATAGTGAGGCTGAATTATTTATTCAGTAAATGTCCCTATAATTTAATTTGTTAAAATCTTCTAATAAAAATAGTAATTTTTACAAAAAATATCTAGCTTCTGCTCTTAAAAGAAAGCAACGGAAACAGGATAATTTAGTATCTTTTGTTTTTTTGATTATAAAAATTTGCTTTTCCCTTCTAGCAACAATAAGTTTAATTAAACTTGGACATAGCTCCAAAGTCAGATTAACAAGACTTAAGGAAATTCAAGACTCATATTCATTTGAAAAATATCGATACAATAATCTGACGAGTAGGTTTGATGATTTATTTTCTTCTGAAGGTGAGCAAAGATTTATGAAGGATCAGGATCAAATAATTTCTAGGGACATTATCAGAGTAATATGGCGTTGATAAGAATGATCCGAGATCATTTTACTTATCATTTTTCTATTAACTTTTTTGCTAGTGAGTAAGAACATTAAGGGTTTAGTCCTAATAACAGGAACAACGTCAGGAGTAGGATTAAATACTCTAAAACCACTTCTGCGCTTTGGATGGGAAGTTATAGCTGTTAATCGATCAAATAAAAGAGCTATGAAAATAGCTGAGGAATTCTTGACAAAAGAGGAGATTAAAAATGTTCATTTTATAGAAATAGATCTCTCTAACTTGGATGATGTTCGAAAAGGTTGCGATCAAATATTGGGAACATTTAAGAAACCAATAAATTCTCTTATTTGTAATGCAGCAGTTTATAAGCCAAGACTAAAGAGGCCTGAAAGATCTCCACAGGGTTTTGAAAATTCGATGGCAGTGAATCATTTTGGGCATTTTCTTTTGATAAACCTTCTGATAGAAAATATTTTATCTTCAGAAAGAGAAATTGTTTTAAATGGAAAATCTACCGTATTCAAACCAAGAATTACAGTATTAGGAACTGTCACAGCAAATTATTCAGAACTTGGAGGGAGGATCCCTATTCCTGCCCCAGCTGATTTAGGGGATTTATCTGGATTTAAAAATGGTTTTTTATCTCCAATAAGTATGGCGAATGGAGGGAAATTCAAACCTGGTAAGGCTTATAAGGATAGTAAACTTTGCAATATGGTGACCGTTCAGGAATTATCAAAAAGATATCCTGCAGAGAAGATTATTGTAAATTCTCTATATCCTGGATGTGTTGCTGATACAAAACTTTTTAGAGACACACCTTGGTTATTTAGATTCCTTTTCCCGATATTTCAAAAATTCATAACAAAAGGATATGTTTCACAAAGACTGGCAGGAGAGAGGGTCGCTCGAGTGGCAACTAATAAAGAATTTGCCAAACCATCAGTCCATTGGAGCTGGGGAAATCGTCAGAAAACTGGTAGAAAAGCTTTTTCTCAAAAGTTGTCCAAAAGAATAATTGATACAAAGACCTCTCAACAAACTTATGATTTAACAAGCCATTTGGTTGGATTAGATTAATTTAGGCTAATCAAATCCTAATAAGTCAAAAATTTCTCTATCTTTAAGTGGATTCCCTTCTAAAGGTTCTACGTTTTCAAGCATATTTTTGGCAAGAGATAAATATTCGTTTTGAACTTCAATAACATCTTCAGTTGGTTCCATTTCAAAAATGGTGCATTTTTTTAGTCTTGATCTTCTTATGGCGTCGACATCTTTAAAGTGGGCCATAGTTTTTAAACCTGTTCTTTCATTGAATTTATCAATTTGATCTGTGTCTTTTGATCTATTCGCGACTACCCCACCTAATCTGACTTTATAATTTTTTGCTTTTGCTTTAATTGCAGAGACAATTCTATTCATAGCGAATATTGAATCGAAGTCATTAGCAGTGACAATTAGACAGTAATTAGCATGTTGCAATGGAGCCGCAAATCCTCCGCAAACGACGTCTCCTAGGACATCAAAAATAACAACGTCAGTATCTTCTAACAAATGATGTTCTTTTAATAGTTTAACTGTCTGACCGGTTACATATCCCCCGCACCCTGTCCCAGCAGGAGGACCTCCGCTTTCAACGCACATTACGCCATTAAAACCTTCAAACATGAAATCGTTTGGCCTCAATTCTTCGCTATGAAAATCTACCTCTTCGAGAATATCGATAACTGTAGGAACCATTTTGTGCGTCAAAGTGAAAGTGCTATCGTGTTTCGGATCGCATCCAATTTGTAGAACCTTTTTACCTAATTTTGAGAATGCTGCAGAAAGGTTTGAAGATGTAGTTGATTTTCCGATGCCACCCTTCCCATACACCGCAATAACTAATGCCCCTTCTTCGATATTTATTTTTGGATCTTGTTTTACTTGAACACTTCCTTCTCCATCAAGAGGTCTATTTATAGTACTTGTCATTTAAAGCTTAAACACATTATTATCTATATTCTTGCAGCGTAAATACACATCAAATATGTTTCTAAACAAATATTTATTTAATTGTATTAAAAGTAAGAAATATGTTCTTATAACTGAATTTTTCTTATTAATTCTGTATAATTATGAGTGAAAATACTCATGACTTAATTATAATTAATTAGTAATAATCAGCTGAAATATGCTTTAGCGTCGTACAGGGTTTCATCACTTATTTCTGGGATTCCCCTCAAGATTGCGTATTTTTCTGTATTTGTTTTGACTTTACCTCTCACAAAAAATGGAACTTTTGTTAATTCGGCTCTACCAGATTCAGTCCAGATAATTCCTTCCTTGTTATTTTTAACTTCTTTATCCTCAGAATTTACAAAATCTTCTGTTTTTGTGGATGTATGTCCTAGATGGCTTTGATGACCATCAACAAACTCAAAGTCATGTTTAAACATATCAATAAGATGCTCTTCTAATCCCATCATTAGGGGATGCACCCAGTCATCAAAAATTACATTTGCACCTTCCCATCCCATTTGTGGGCTATATCTTGCAGGAACATCTTGAACATGCATTGGTGTACTTATTACTGAACAAGGAATGCCAAGTCTCTTAGCACTATGCCTTTCCATTTGAGTACCTAAAACCAATTCAGGGGCGGCTTTCTTTATGGCATCTTCTACTTCTAAATAATTATTAGTAATTAGAGCTTCTAAATTTAGTTCTTTTGCAGTTGCTCTTACTTGTCTTGCCATCTCCCTACTGTATGTCCCAAGACCAACTACTTCAAAACCCAATTCCTCTTTGGCAATTTTTGCAGCCGCGATTACATGTGTTCCATCACCAAAAATAAAAACCCTTTTGCCAGTTAAGTAATTTGAGTCAACAGATTTTGAATACCAAGGAAGTTTTGACTTGTGTTCTAGTTCTTCTTTATTAGTCATAGGGAGATCCAACTTATTATGAACTTCATTTATAAATTCAATTGTATTTTTAATTCCAATTGGAATAGTGTTCGTAAATTCCATTCCAAAGTTCCGTTTAAGCCATTCACATGATGCTTCAGCAATTTCTTGATAAAGACAGATATTTATTTCAGCATCAATTAATCTTTCAATGTCATCTGGACTAGCACCTAATGGAGCAACTACGTTTGTATCTATTCCTTGTTCTGAAAGTATACGTTGGATTTCAATGACATCATCCCTACATCTAAATCCTAGTAATGAAGGACCAAGTATATTTACTTTTGGTCTGCGACCTAATTCCTTCCACCTTAGAGGACTTATTTTTTCTGATGAACTTACTTTCTCTTTTAAAAGAGTTCTTGTTAATTGATAAAAAGTTTCTGATGCTCCCCAATTTTCTTTCTTACTATAAGCAGGTAATTCAAGATTAACAATTGGCATATCAAACCCCATTCCTTTTGCAAGAGCTCCAGGTTGGTCTTGGATAAGTTCTGCTGTACAACTTTCTCCAACTAAAAGAGTTTTTGGTTTAAATCTTTCTACAGCTTCCTTAATGTTTTTCTTAACTAATTCAGCTGTATCGCCTCCGAGGTCTCTAGCCTGGAAAGTTGTATAAGTCACTGGAGGCCTTTGCCCCCTCCTCTCAATCATTGTAAAAAGAAGATCTGCATATGTATCCCCTTGAGGGGCATGAAGAACATAATGTATATCTTTCATTGAAGAGGCAATTCTCATCGCACCAACGTGTGGTGGCCCTTCATATGTCCATAGAGTTAATTCCATATTCTTTTAATGCGTTACTAAAGTTTTTGAAGTTAATATTTGATTCCTTCTTAAAGGTTTGGAGAAGAGACCTGCCAAATCTGCGGCTTGATCAATTCCATGAATTGGGCTAAATACCATTTCTATTGACCACTTAGTACTGATTCCTTCTGCCTCAAGTGGGTTAGCTAAACCCATCCCACAAACTACTAAGTCTGGATTAGATTCCCTCACTCGATCTAATTGTTTTTCTACATGTTGCCCTTCGACAATTTTTGTATTATCAGGTAATAAATTAATCTCCTCTTTCATTAAATCTTTATTTAGGTAAGGAGTGCCTACCTCTATAAGATCCATTTCGCACTCATTATGCAAAAATCTTGCCAAAGATATCTCTAGTTGCGATTCAGGAAGAAGAAATAATCTTTTCCCCTTAAGTATTTCTTTATGAGATTCAAGAGCAAGTTTTGCTCTATCAATTAAAGGCGAAATAATTTCATGAACTTTATGTTCACTAATTTTGAAAGCTTTCGCTGCTGCTAAAAACCATTCAGTACTTCCTTGGATACCAAGAGGAAATGGAGCTGAAATTATTTCACACCCACGATGTTTTAGGTCTCGAATGGTATCACTTAAATAAGGCTGAGTTAATAAAACTTTTGTGTTTTTGCCAATTTTTGGTAATTCTGTTGATTGACGGGGTGGGAAGCTCTCAATATTTGAAATTCCTAAATTTCTAAAAATCTTTTTAAACCTATCCTCTACATTATTTGCAAGAGTCCCAACTAATAATAATTTCTCCTCATCTGATGACTCCATTAATGGAATTAAAGCTTTTAAGGCGCCATCCTCTCCTTGGGTAAAAGTTGTTTCTATCCCACTGCCAGAGTAATTAACAAATCTCACTTGACCTGAAAATCTTTTATTTAATTTCTCTGCAACAGTGGCAAGATCTAATTTGATTACCTCGCTTGGACAAGATCCAACTAGAAAAAGAGTTTTTATTTCTGGTCTTCTCTCAATAAGATCATTTACCACTCGATCTAATTCTTCATGAGCGTCAGCAAGACCAGCAAGATCTTTTTCTTCAAGAATAGCCGTCCCAAATCTTGGTTCAGCAAAAATCATAACTCCAGCAGCGCTTTGAATTAAATGAGCACATGTCCTTGAGCCTACAACTAGAAAAAATGCATCCGGCATTCTTCTGTGGAGCCAAACTATTGAAGTTAAACCACAAAAAACCTCCCTGGGCCCAGTTTCCTTATTAAATTCAACTTTACTCATTAAAAATTTTCAAGAGCTTATATTTCAAGCTTGCATAAACTTTTTAATTTAAGAAAGTAATTAATAAGTTCTCTTACAAAATAAACACATTTAAAAAACTTATATGAATGTTTAAATACTTAAATCGGAATTATGAAAAAAACTTTTGGGGCGTATTTTAATTCCTGTAGAAGGAATTTCCTTGACTTGTTTTT
This sequence is a window from Prochlorococcus marinus XMU1419. Protein-coding genes within it:
- a CDS encoding ferredoxin:protochlorophyllide reductase (ATP-dependent) subunit N, with translation MSKVEFNKETGPREVFCGLTSIVWLHRRMPDAFFLVVGSRTCAHLIQSAAGVMIFAEPRFGTAILEEKDLAGLADAHEELDRVVNDLIERRPEIKTLFLVGSCPSEVIKLDLATVAEKLNKRFSGQVRFVNYSGSGIETTFTQGEDGALKALIPLMESSDEEKLLLVGTLANNVEDRFKKIFRNLGISNIESFPPRQSTELPKIGKNTKVLLTQPYLSDTIRDLKHRGCEIISAPFPLGIQGSTEWFLAAAKAFKISEHKVHEIISPLIDRAKLALESHKEILKGKRLFLLPESQLEISLARFLHNECEMDLIEVGTPYLNKDLMKEEINLLPDNTKIVEGQHVEKQLDRVRESNPDLVVCGMGLANPLEAEGISTKWSIEMVFSPIHGIDQAADLAGLFSKPLRRNQILTSKTLVTH
- a CDS encoding ferredoxin:protochlorophyllide reductase (ATP-dependent) subunit B, whose translation is MELTLWTYEGPPHVGAMRIASSMKDIHYVLHAPQGDTYADLLFTMIERRGQRPPVTYTTFQARDLGGDTAELVKKNIKEAVERFKPKTLLVGESCTAELIQDQPGALAKGMGFDMPIVNLELPAYSKKENWGASETFYQLTRTLLKEKVSSSEKISPLRWKELGRRPKVNILGPSLLGFRCRDDVIEIQRILSEQGIDTNVVAPLGASPDDIERLIDAEINICLYQEIAEASCEWLKRNFGMEFTNTIPIGIKNTIEFINEVHNKLDLPMTNKEELEHKSKLPWYSKSVDSNYLTGKRVFIFGDGTHVIAAAKIAKEELGFEVVGLGTYSREMARQVRATAKELNLEALITNNYLEVEDAIKKAAPELVLGTQMERHSAKRLGIPCSVISTPMHVQDVPARYSPQMGWEGANVIFDDWVHPLMMGLEEHLIDMFKHDFEFVDGHQSHLGHTSTKTEDFVNSEDKEVKNNKEGIIWTESGRAELTKVPFFVRGKVKTNTEKYAILRGIPEISDETLYDAKAYFS